The genome window ACCCGCCCAACGCCGTCATCCCCGATCCCCGCAGATCGCCTTCGTACTGGTAAGGCAGAACACCTTGGGACATAATGGAGTCACCTCGTTGGTGATAGACGTTTGCGCCACAAACATTCTATCTCCCTGATTCGTCAGGCCAACGAGGTTTTATCGTTTGTTAGGCGGTGGATCTTGGCCGGGTGCAGCGCCTTGTTAGCCCGGTTTGTGTTCATACGTGTCATGCGACAGCCTGTTGCTGATACAGGTATTTCTGGAAACCTGCGAACACCTTGCCAATCTCATCCGGCCTGCCCAGATCGGCCACGGCGTCGGCGATGGAGTTGTGATACTTGAGCCGCAACAGGGGCGTGAGCTTCTCCTGATCAAGTTCCCCTACGCCGACCGACACGTAATGTGACAGCACGAAATCGAGAAACACCTGCTGTTTGGCGCTGAAACGGGCGTTGATATACACCTTGGCATTCGCGGCCCGCACCTCGCGGGTGACCGGCGGGAGAGCGTAGGCCACGTGGGCCAGTACGTCGAAGATATCGCTCTTCTCCGCGTCGATGATCTTCTGCATCTCGGACAGTTGCTCACCGCCAAAACCTTTCTCGGCGAGACCTTGCAAGAGCTTCTTCCGCGTCTCCGGCGCGCTCCAGATGGCTCGCAGTTCGGCCTCGTCCTTGAAGAACTCAGGCAGCTTGCCGAAAAGCAGTTCCATGAACTGCTGCGCAGACATCGGGGTCCCATCGGGATGCCAGAAGGTCGTGGCCATCATGTGCTGGATGGTGCGCTCTTTGCCATCTGCGAGTTTTACTTTCGCTTTCGTCTTCTTCTTGCACACGCAATTCAGCTTCCCGCAAACGGGGCAAGGCTCTTTCGGACACTCACAAGGACTCTTGCCACACGCGGGACACGGTTTCGGAGGCGAATTTTCGCACTCGCAAGGGCGGCATCCGCATTTCGGACACGGCTTCGGCTCCTCCGGTTCAATCGGTTCCCCGTCCCATTCCGGATCGCTGAAATGATGATGCGCCTTCACGAAGTCGTAGATCGTGAAGTAGTCCTTGCCATCGTAAAGCCGTGTGCCACGTCCGATGATCTGCTTGAACTCGATGATGGAGTTGATCGGGCGCATGAGGACGATGTTGCGGATGTTGCGGGCGTCCACGCCGGTGGAAAGTTTTTGCGACGTGGTCAGGATCGTCGGGAGGGTCTTCTCGTTGTCCTGAAAGTCGCGCAGGTTCTGTTCGCCGAGCGCGCCGTCGTTGGCCGTGACCCGCTGGCAGTAGTTTGGTTCTTTGCTCGATTTCATCTGGTTGATGAGGTCGCGCACGGCCAGCGCATGATCCTGCGTGGCGCAGAACACCAGCGTCTTCTCGTTCTGGTTGATCTGCTCCATGAACAGCTTCACGCGGTGGGCTTCCCGTGCCTTGATCTCGATGATCTTGTTGAAGTCTGGTTCCGTGTAGCGCTTCCCGGTTTCGATCTCGCCCTCGATCAACTGGTCGTCGGGCGTATAGACATACTCGTCGAGCGTCGTGGAAATCTGCTTCACCTTGAACGGCGTGAGGAACCCGTCGTTGATCCCTTCCTTGAGCGAGTAGATGTAGACCGGCTCGCCGAAGTAGGCGTAGGTGTCCACGTTGTCCTTGCGCTTGGGCGTGGCGGTGAGGCCGAGTTGCACGGCCGGGGCGAAGTATTCGAGGATGCCGCGCCAGTTGCTCTCGTCGTTCGCGCCGCCGCGATGACACTCGTCGATGACGATGAAGTCGAAGAAGTCCGGCGGGTATTCGCCAAAGTAGGGCGACGGCTTGCCATCCTTCGGCGGTCCGCTCATGAAGGTCTGGAAGATGGTGAAGAACAGACTGCCGTTCTTCGGCACCTTTCCTTTCTTGCGGATGTCCTCTGGCGCGATCCGCACCATCGCGTCCTCGGGGAAGGCGGAGAAGGCGTTATAGGCCTGGTTAGCGAGGATGTTGCGGTCGGCGAGGAAGAGGATGCGTGGACGGCGTGACGGCTCCCGGCTCAGGTTCCAGCGGCTATGGAACAGTTTCCAGGCGATCTGAAACGCGATAAAGGTCTTGCCTGTCCCGGTGGCGAGTGTGAGCAGGATGCGCTTCCGGTCCTCTGCGATCGCCTCCATTACCCGTTCGACGGCGATGTCCTGATAGTAGCGGCTTGGATGCGAGCCCCCCTTGTCCTCGAACGGCACGTCGGCGAAGCGGTCGCGCCACGCGTTCGCTTCGGCAAAGGTCATCTCCCAAAGTTCGTCCGGGGTGGGGTAGCACGGCACTTCGGCTTCCGCGCCCGTCTCCATGTCGATGCCGTAGATTGCCTGCCCGTTGGTGGAGTACGTGACGCGCACGGCGAGCCTGTCCGCGTAGTCCTTTGCCTGTCCTACGCCCTCCGTGGAAGATTTGCCCCACGCCTTTGCCTCGACCACGGCGAGTTTGGTGTTGCGATAAACCAGCACATAGTCGGCGGTGATCGCCTTGCCCCGGCGGCCCGAGCCTTCCACCCTCCCCGGAGTAATGGAATATTCCCGGTGGATGCGGCTTCCTTCCACCACACCCCAACCCGCCGCCTTGAGGGCGGGGTCGATGTGTTCGGCGCGGGTTTCGGATTCGTTCATTTTTTCTTCCCGGCCTTCTTTTTGGGCATGGGGCGTGATGTCTTTCCGGGCGGCAGATAATTGTCGGCGGTGGCGACGTCGGTGAGGTAATTTTTTCCGTCTGCGGCAGGTAATTTCAGTCGGTGACAATTTGTAACCGACTGACTTCCTTCCTTACCAAGGCGCTCTTTCAGCTTGTTCCAGTACTTGCGCGCTGTCTGGTAATCCGCCTGCCGGGTCAGCACCTGGATGGTGTCGACGACCGAGAACCACCAGGTCTCGCTATCCTCGTCATAGACACGACGGATTTCGTGGGCCTCGAAAAGAGCGGGCTGAATCGGCATGGATCGGCTCATTACAACTGACCGCTGAAGGCTTGGTGGAGGAGCGACTTCTTCAGCGCCTCCAGCGAAGCGAGCTTGCGCTCATAGAGGGTGGCGAGGCGCTGGGTTTCAGTGGATAATGCTTCGAATTGCCGGGCAATCTCTCGCTGATGTGTCAGTGGTGGAATCGGGATTTCAACACTGCTTGCCAACTCAATGTTTAGGTTTCTAACCGTCGAACCTGCAGCTAATCGGTCGAATTGTTGAAATATAAATCCCGAACCAAGTACGTAATACAGATAGTCCTGATCAAGACGCGAATCATAATCACTCAGGACAAGCCATCCGTCATGGACACACCCAGAAGTTCGCATTATGTATGGACGTCCGAAGCTCATCGAATTTGAAAGCAGAAAATCACCGTCATTTACCATCCGCGAACGTTTGGCGCCGTCGGGGATAATTCTATCCTCGGTCTTATAAATATACTTGCCGCTCGCTGTCGCGTCACCGATTTTGATCCAGTTGATTCCGTCAGGGTCGGTTGTAAGGAATTTTTGGATCGGACGCGGCGAGCCACCTCGCGCAATGCTGCACAGATCACCCAACTTCCCCTCAACCCACTCCTCGCCGCGCTGGGTGAAGACGGATTGGAGGTGGCTTTCGAAGAGGGCGCGGACGTTTTGGAGGTTTTTTTCGGCGTTCGCTTTGGCGGTGGCAATCCCGTCAAACACTTCGTCGAGGATGCCGATGATGCGCTGCTGCTCGGGGAGCGGGGGGAGCGGAATCTCGAATCGAGCAAGAGCTTCACCCGTGAAGTGCTGAATGCCTGCACCATTGAAGTGCTTTTTGAGGGTGCCTTCTAGGTCTTGGGCGTGCAAATAATAGAGGCACCACTTCGCGTGCTCGGGCTCGCGGAAACGCACGCGATGAAGCGCCTTCTGGAAGTAGACCGGCTCGTCTTGATCCCAAATGGCGGCCCGACCGGGATAGCCACCTTCGCAAATCACCAAGTCGCCTTTCTTGACTGTGTATTTATCCCCTTCTTCCGGGAGGAAGCGCATCTCAAGGAGGTCCGACAAATCGAATACAAACCAGCGCACATTCAGATTTCGGAGATACGGGCGCGGTTCGCCTTTGTTCTTCGTCTTGTCGAGCATTTTGCCCAGCGAATGTCGGGCGATTTCGCTCACTTTCTTTTTCGGCCACCCCTTCCTCATAGTAGGCCCTTGATGTTCTCCAGCACCTCGGCGCTCTCGGCATCCAGCGACGCGATCTCATCCATGATCTCCCGCGGGTTGCGGTGGGTGACTTCTTCGCCGCCGTTCGGGTTCTTGACCGAGAGGTCGTAGGTGGCGGTATCGATGCCCGCAACATCCACGCTCCATGACTTGGGCGAATCGGCCTTCGTCTTTTGAAGTTGGACGAATTCCGCGAGGTCGTCGTCGTTCAGCGGGTTCGTCTTGCCAAGATTCCGGCCGGGATCGAGTTGGTAGAACCAGACCTTGCGCGTGGGGGCGCCCTTCTCGAAGAACAGCACTACGGTTTTCACACCCGCGCCCTGGAAGGTACCGCCGGGGCAGTCGAGCACGGTGTGCAGGTTGCAGCTTTCCAGGAGCAATTTGCGCAGGGACGTCGAGGCGTTGTCGGTGTTGGAGAGAAAGGTGTTCTTGATGACCACGCCCGCGCGGCCACCTGCCTT of Deltaproteobacteria bacterium contains these proteins:
- a CDS encoding DEAD/DEAH box helicase family protein, producing MNESETRAEHIDPALKAAGWGVVEGSRIHREYSITPGRVEGSGRRGKAITADYVLVYRNTKLAVVEAKAWGKSSTEGVGQAKDYADRLAVRVTYSTNGQAIYGIDMETGAEAEVPCYPTPDELWEMTFAEANAWRDRFADVPFEDKGGSHPSRYYQDIAVERVMEAIAEDRKRILLTLATGTGKTFIAFQIAWKLFHSRWNLSREPSRRPRILFLADRNILANQAYNAFSAFPEDAMVRIAPEDIRKKGKVPKNGSLFFTIFQTFMSGPPKDGKPSPYFGEYPPDFFDFIVIDECHRGGANDESNWRGILEYFAPAVQLGLTATPKRKDNVDTYAYFGEPVYIYSLKEGINDGFLTPFKVKQISTTLDEYVYTPDDQLIEGEIETGKRYTEPDFNKIIEIKAREAHRVKLFMEQINQNEKTLVFCATQDHALAVRDLINQMKSSKEPNYCQRVTANDGALGEQNLRDFQDNEKTLPTILTTSQKLSTGVDARNIRNIVLMRPINSIIEFKQIIGRGTRLYDGKDYFTIYDFVKAHHHFSDPEWDGEPIEPEEPKPCPKCGCRPCECENSPPKPCPACGKSPCECPKEPCPVCGKLNCVCKKKTKAKVKLADGKERTIQHMMATTFWHPDGTPMSAQQFMELLFGKLPEFFKDEAELRAIWSAPETRKKLLQGLAEKGFGGEQLSEMQKIIDAEKSDIFDVLAHVAYALPPVTREVRAANAKVYINARFSAKQQVFLDFVLSHYVSVGVGELDQEKLTPLLRLKYHNSIADAVADLGRPDEIGKVFAGFQKYLYQQQAVA
- a CDS encoding restriction endonuclease subunit S, translating into MRKGWPKKKVSEIARHSLGKMLDKTKNKGEPRPYLRNLNVRWFVFDLSDLLEMRFLPEEGDKYTVKKGDLVICEGGYPGRAAIWDQDEPVYFQKALHRVRFREPEHAKWCLYYLHAQDLEGTLKKHFNGAGIQHFTGEALARFEIPLPPLPEQQRIIGILDEVFDGIATAKANAEKNLQNVRALFESHLQSVFTQRGEEWVEGKLGDLCSIARGGSPRPIQKFLTTDPDGINWIKIGDATASGKYIYKTEDRIIPDGAKRSRMVNDGDFLLSNSMSFGRPYIMRTSGCVHDGWLVLSDYDSRLDQDYLYYVLGSGFIFQQFDRLAAGSTVRNLNIELASSVEIPIPPLTHQREIARQFEALSTETQRLATLYERKLASLEALKKSLLHQAFSGQL